The Verrucomicrobium spinosum DSM 4136 = JCM 18804 genome includes a region encoding these proteins:
- a CDS encoding CopG family antitoxin, with the protein MKLIRTWSEMPHFENEEEEAKFWMVHQLDARLMQTSMHRPDVRESTTITLRFDPRMLSRIKRIARRRYLNYQSMIKQWLSERMEQELKD; encoded by the coding sequence ATGAAATTGATCCGCACCTGGAGTGAAATGCCTCATTTTGAGAATGAGGAGGAGGAAGCCAAGTTCTGGATGGTGCACCAGCTGGATGCCCGGCTCATGCAGACCTCCATGCACCGCCCGGATGTGCGTGAGTCCACCACCATCACCCTGCGCTTTGATCCCCGCATGCTCTCCCGCATCAAGCGCATCGCGCGCCGACGGTACCTGAACTACCAGAGCATGATCAAGCAGTGGTTGAGCGAGCGCATGGAGCAGGAATTGAAGGATTAG
- a CDS encoding RNA polymerase sigma factor, with amino-acid sequence MSEIKWIAMLTPCPDAALPRGFHTTRWSVIRQAIADDDKQSREALEQICRAYWYPLYAFVRRSGHSREDSQDLVQGFFLKLLNKHLLGVANPDKGKLRTFLLTCLRRYLLDERDRAMAQKREGNRGVSSSLALDTDWAEQRYAEEPVDHLTPDRLFQRRWALTVLELTLQLLGEEYERRDKRQLFVTLRPFLGFKADPTALPSCEAVAKQLGMPEATVRSHIFRLRQRWSELMFEQVAATLGEDSSQAVKDELKELLECV; translated from the coding sequence ATGAGCGAGATTAAATGGATCGCCATGCTCACCCCTTGCCCAGATGCTGCCCTCCCCCGCGGGTTTCACACCACACGGTGGAGCGTCATCAGGCAGGCCATTGCCGACGATGACAAACAGTCGAGGGAGGCTTTGGAGCAGATCTGCCGGGCCTACTGGTACCCACTCTACGCTTTCGTAAGAAGATCCGGCCACAGCCGCGAAGATTCCCAGGATCTGGTGCAGGGTTTCTTCCTCAAACTGCTGAACAAACATCTCCTGGGAGTAGCAAATCCTGATAAGGGGAAACTGCGCACCTTTCTCCTCACCTGCCTGAGACGTTACCTTCTGGATGAGCGGGATCGAGCCATGGCCCAGAAGCGAGAAGGAAATCGGGGGGTGAGTTCGAGCCTGGCTCTGGATACAGACTGGGCTGAGCAACGCTACGCGGAGGAGCCTGTGGACCACCTCACCCCGGACCGGTTGTTTCAAAGGCGCTGGGCTCTCACCGTCCTGGAACTTACCCTGCAATTGCTGGGTGAGGAGTATGAGCGCCGGGACAAACGTCAGCTTTTTGTGACGTTACGGCCTTTCCTGGGCTTCAAGGCGGATCCCACTGCGCTGCCTTCTTGCGAAGCCGTGGCAAAACAGTTGGGGATGCCGGAGGCCACGGTGAGGAGCCACATCTTCCGCCTCCGGCAGCGCTGGAGCGAACTGATGTTTGAACAGGTCGCAGCAACCTTGGGAGAGGATTCTTCCCAAGCAGTCAAAGATGAACTGAAGGAGCTGTTGGAATGCGTTTGA
- a CDS encoding bifunctional serine/threonine-protein kinase/formylglycine-generating enzyme family protein has protein sequence MDARELLLGCLPGTGYGPALSWNPPDVKHLAELLPQYRIEKLIGFGGMGAVYQGSQASLQRKVAIKLLPMELSVDEVFVARFQREAQTLAHLQHPGIVAVYDFGQTKEGHLYFVMEFVLGCDLGQLLTSRPMSPTRVLETIIQLCDALHYAHSEGIIHRDIKPSNVLVTPEGRVKLTDFGLARPMTEAEGGQLTTPSLVMGTPAYMAPELRQGHSDHRADIFALGVMLYEMLTGSPPQGAFPPPSQKAPVDARLDDIVVKAMRQEPAHRYQEVRQMQKEVDQVRTTIQPSPTGKRNRIRITLSISAISVGLALAVSALAWKRPLWVLGRNAPSPAVGNDVTSNRSSPATIRETMPTVRAMATFTAAQYSATQPFSNHLGMKFVPVPGTSVLMCIHETRKADYAAYTHAMPATMDRSWVRPIRDGLEISPGAGHPVSMVSWQDATAFCIWLSQMEHLRYRLPTDREWSMAVGIGGREPLDATPESLNDAITREHPWGQQWPPPSGAGNLADLTLAETYHYPAGRFIKGYRDGFANTAPVMSFPPNALGLYDLGGNVWEWCQDWFNTSQQRKVLRGGCFNDQGMEYLHSSHRAQNAVDLRHIAYGFRCVLEVAPPDPTAGS, from the coding sequence TTGGACGCCAGAGAGCTGCTTCTGGGTTGCCTCCCAGGCACAGGCTACGGCCCGGCTCTATCCTGGAATCCACCCGATGTGAAGCATCTGGCAGAGTTGCTTCCTCAATACCGGATCGAGAAACTCATCGGCTTCGGCGGGATGGGCGCAGTGTATCAAGGCAGCCAGGCATCGCTGCAACGCAAGGTAGCGATCAAGCTCCTCCCTATGGAACTCTCCGTGGATGAGGTCTTCGTCGCCAGATTCCAGCGCGAGGCTCAAACGCTTGCCCACCTCCAGCATCCCGGCATCGTAGCCGTCTATGACTTCGGCCAGACCAAGGAAGGCCACCTCTATTTTGTGATGGAATTCGTCCTGGGCTGTGATCTGGGTCAGCTCCTCACCTCCCGCCCCATGAGCCCTACCCGCGTGCTGGAGACCATCATCCAGCTCTGTGATGCTCTCCATTATGCTCACAGCGAGGGCATCATCCATCGCGATATCAAGCCCTCCAACGTACTCGTCACCCCGGAAGGCAGGGTGAAGCTGACTGACTTTGGCCTGGCACGGCCGATGACTGAAGCGGAAGGAGGCCAGCTCACCACGCCCAGTCTGGTCATGGGCACCCCGGCCTACATGGCCCCCGAGCTGCGCCAGGGTCACTCCGACCACCGTGCAGACATCTTTGCCCTGGGCGTGATGCTCTACGAGATGCTGACTGGCTCTCCTCCACAGGGAGCCTTTCCTCCACCTTCGCAAAAGGCGCCCGTGGATGCACGACTTGATGACATCGTGGTCAAGGCCATGCGGCAGGAGCCTGCGCATCGCTACCAGGAGGTGCGGCAGATGCAGAAGGAGGTGGACCAAGTGCGTACCACCATCCAGCCGTCACCCACTGGAAAGCGAAATCGCATCCGCATCACATTGAGCATAAGCGCGATCTCGGTCGGGCTGGCACTCGCCGTCAGTGCCTTGGCATGGAAGCGGCCCCTCTGGGTCCTCGGTCGCAACGCGCCTTCGCCCGCCGTGGGAAATGACGTTACCAGCAACAGAAGCTCCCCTGCCACCATCAGGGAGACAATGCCGACCGTCAGGGCCATGGCGACATTCACAGCTGCCCAATACAGTGCCACCCAGCCCTTCTCAAACCATCTGGGTATGAAGTTTGTGCCTGTACCCGGCACGTCCGTGTTGATGTGCATTCATGAAACCCGGAAGGCTGATTATGCGGCATACACCCACGCCATGCCCGCGACGATGGACAGGAGCTGGGTCCGCCCCATAAGGGACGGTCTTGAGATATCTCCTGGTGCGGGTCACCCCGTCTCCATGGTGAGCTGGCAGGATGCCACCGCCTTTTGCATTTGGCTCAGCCAGATGGAGCATCTCCGCTATCGCCTCCCGACTGACCGGGAGTGGAGCATGGCGGTGGGCATCGGCGGGAGGGAGCCTTTGGATGCCACCCCCGAGAGCCTGAATGACGCCATCACCCGAGAGCATCCGTGGGGTCAGCAATGGCCACCCCCAAGCGGGGCTGGCAATCTTGCCGACCTCACCCTTGCCGAAACCTACCACTATCCTGCCGGGCGGTTTATCAAAGGATACCGCGATGGTTTTGCCAACACCGCACCGGTGATGAGCTTCCCTCCCAATGCCCTGGGTTTGTATGACCTGGGTGGCAATGTCTGGGAGTGGTGCCAGGACTGGTTCAATACATCACAACAACGCAAAGTGCTCCGCGGAGGTTGTTTCAATGACCAGGGCATGGAGTACCTGCACTCCTCCCACCGGGCGCAGAATGCGGTCGATCTGCGCCACATCGCTTATGGCTTCCGGTGTGTGCTGGAAGTCGCCCCTCCCGATCCAACAGCGGGATCGTAG
- a CDS encoding 3-keto-disaccharide hydrolase — MKSPLIIPSVLTLALHLSLSLSAQEMEIFNGKDLTGWRGLPAVWAVQDGAITGRAAENRENTFLIWEGGTVKDFEFSCEYKLTANNPEKIANTGIQFRAHIVDNAGLKLTGYQAEMDNGAQRPKRWPVMKNTNGSVIEDAPGKLLAPAGQRTVAQNGNVSDNPMMGIYTTTGTTTSQEVLDRVYRKEGWNTLRIIAHGNRIQTFINGLPAAECVDSAYRYQSGHLGLQYHGRGAKTVQFKNLKLTHLRDAPLVAQTPDVSPAPSSASPAPNSATDTLPPLKACLLDYMWEWNSPLGKTLAAFQPDGTLILKDKRALKWSMTGSQTIQVTGDSGKAVELVFDTTFSTFKMSSAAGSNESSQIWGTRSTTLPPRLESVITTRAWAWRQVWAPPSKRWSEVRFDRDGTFRAFHGTSLAYTGKWEVAGPGRIKIPNNKIPFISTFGYFLQFDNEFTRFEATDLGKRKVPGENIGPASQAPLPLPPPKPEDEFRTAFAMVSGSSNGGTNSGFGDTKRTLDVSINTASDDHIHVTVKASWVVLTPGRQLVPSRTETRKFTIGGDHPYYEKFSITSVWQRTNGMTDGITNEDGVLRGWVVRAYDVNGKEISAAASQPAYLDIGK, encoded by the coding sequence ATGAAATCGCCCTTGATCATCCCATCGGTGCTCACCCTCGCGCTTCACCTCTCTCTGAGCCTGAGTGCCCAGGAAATGGAGATATTTAATGGGAAGGATCTCACTGGCTGGCGGGGACTGCCGGCCGTCTGGGCAGTCCAGGATGGCGCTATTACCGGAAGGGCCGCAGAAAACCGGGAGAACACCTTCCTCATCTGGGAGGGCGGCACCGTTAAGGACTTTGAGTTCTCATGTGAGTACAAACTGACCGCGAACAACCCCGAAAAAATCGCCAACACCGGCATTCAGTTTCGCGCCCACATCGTGGACAACGCAGGCTTGAAACTGACGGGCTACCAGGCCGAGATGGACAATGGAGCCCAGCGTCCCAAGCGATGGCCTGTCATGAAAAACACCAACGGCAGCGTCATTGAGGATGCACCGGGCAAACTGCTCGCCCCGGCGGGTCAGCGGACCGTCGCCCAGAATGGCAATGTTTCAGATAATCCGATGATGGGCATCTACACCACCACCGGCACCACCACCTCCCAGGAAGTGCTCGACCGGGTTTACCGGAAAGAAGGCTGGAATACGCTTCGCATCATCGCCCACGGCAATCGCATTCAGACCTTCATCAACGGACTTCCAGCGGCAGAATGCGTTGACTCCGCGTACCGCTACCAGTCCGGTCATCTGGGCTTGCAATATCACGGGAGGGGAGCCAAAACGGTACAGTTCAAGAACCTCAAGCTGACGCATCTGCGCGACGCGCCGCTGGTCGCGCAAACGCCCGACGTTTCGCCCGCCCCTTCCAGCGCCTCGCCGGCCCCCAACAGCGCCACCGACACCCTGCCGCCGCTAAAGGCCTGTCTTCTGGACTACATGTGGGAGTGGAACTCTCCTCTCGGCAAGACCCTGGCAGCCTTTCAGCCCGACGGCACCTTGATCTTAAAAGATAAACGTGCGCTAAAGTGGAGCATGACTGGATCACAAACCATCCAGGTTACAGGAGACTCCGGCAAGGCGGTGGAACTGGTCTTCGATACCACGTTCTCCACCTTCAAAATGTCTTCCGCCGCAGGGTCCAATGAATCCTCCCAAATATGGGGCACACGATCCACCACCCTGCCGCCCCGGCTGGAAAGCGTGATCACCACCCGGGCGTGGGCCTGGCGCCAGGTCTGGGCCCCGCCGTCGAAACGCTGGAGTGAAGTCCGCTTTGATCGAGATGGCACCTTCCGTGCCTTCCACGGCACCTCCCTGGCCTACACAGGCAAGTGGGAAGTGGCCGGGCCGGGCCGGATCAAGATCCCCAATAACAAAATCCCCTTCATTTCCACCTTTGGTTATTTCCTTCAATTTGACAACGAATTCACCCGGTTCGAAGCGACCGACCTGGGCAAGCGCAAGGTTCCCGGCGAGAACATCGGCCCCGCCAGTCAAGCACCTTTGCCCCTCCCTCCTCCGAAACCGGAGGATGAATTCAGGACGGCTTTTGCCATGGTCAGTGGGAGCTCCAACGGCGGCACCAACTCCGGCTTTGGCGACACCAAACGCACGCTGGATGTGTCCATCAACACCGCCAGCGACGACCACATTCACGTCACGGTCAAGGCCAGTTGGGTGGTGCTCACTCCTGGTCGACAACTGGTCCCAAGCCGTACGGAAACCCGAAAGTTCACCATTGGAGGGGACCACCCTTACTACGAGAAGTTTTCCATCACATCCGTCTGGCAACGCACCAACGGCATGACCGACGGCATCACAAATGAGGACGGCGTCCTGCGCGGCTGGGTGGTGCGGGCCTACGACGTAAACGGCAAGGAGATCTCCGCCGCGGCCAGCCAGCCCGCATATCTCGACATTGGCAAATGA
- a CDS encoding ATP-grasp domain-containing protein, with product MTRCQSGEEEATRAFVDSLLTATDVSIPSAFVLDVGVTLERGWAVVEANPCWGAGLYGCEPQRVLEVLRGSLKHRALMKDGDWRWTSPRVKARRYELGSRS from the coding sequence CTGACTCGGTGTCAATCTGGAGAGGAAGAAGCAACGAGGGCTTTTGTGGATTCGCTGCTGACGGCAACTGACGTCTCGATTCCATCTGCCTTCGTGCTGGATGTCGGTGTCACCCTGGAGCGGGGCTGGGCCGTCGTCGAGGCGAATCCATGCTGGGGCGCGGGGCTCTACGGCTGTGAACCTCAAAGAGTGCTGGAGGTGCTGAGAGGGTCATTGAAACACCGGGCGCTCATGAAGGATGGCGACTGGAGGTGGACTTCTCCACGAGTGAAGGCAAGGCGGTATGAGCTGGGTTCGAGGAGTTGA